The sequence gccgccattatattgcttaaaatggtaaaatactgctaattcaggcagttttcaatatttttttgcattaactgacacaaacattctcATTTATAagtaaaacataaaattgacgcaaagcaattattatgatgacgtcataaagccaaaatggccgaccaaattcaaaatgtctgccgtaacattgtctaaaatgttaaagcactgttaattaagcctgtttcagcattttatcgcctgaactgaaattaacatcccaaattacagacaaaacatataatgatgcaaattatttattgtgatgacgtcataaaaccaaaatggcaaccgaaaattacaaaatggcctGTTATGAAGTTCATTTTGCTTGATACAATAGCCCATTTgcgtgacaaaatgatagtttcaaggtaatgtacaatttgtattaatattccataaactcaaaataaaaaataaatgtaccAAACCTTTgccaataagttcaacacaaaTAACAAACCCTTATGAGATTATTTATTACTAAACAATaatctgtgtttgaaaaatcgaatcgatagaaaaggaaatgaagaCAACTTCACACACTGGTTAACCTTGTTTAtgatagtgagtagatcaatgtggtttcgtGCTAGGGAAACatggtgagaaaccagtgaatcgatagtgttTTGACCCTCataatgtgaccttggtcccagaaaaaaggttttatgttggtGATTCCTCCTAGCGGCATTTCCGGCCAAAATGAGGTCCCTTCTTTAGTCACTTGAATGGTCTTGTATTCCAACATACTTAGTTTGATGGCAGCcatcaaagagagatgctaagatcattatgttgtggtctgattgttgcgtgaattgttgctcagaccgttcatttgtactctccttttgtttgaattttgctcgAAGGAGGATgtcttgtatgtttttctttcttttatacgtTATTATAGGTTTTCTGGAAAACCATGGCCAGCGTATAATCGTCCTtcattattttccagtttcttatcaaatagTTTGATTGGGCTGGTTAtgatgaggttgtgctgacaaggtttttgttacatcattactCTTAGTTTTGTTGATGGAGGATGGctgacgttttgttacattaacttctttttgatacaagctatgtctttctttttgttatctcgttgttgaagtttttgcgttgagaaattgacctttttatgaagtccgtattgttgttgcatgtgcgaaCATAGCTGAGTGATTCACCttcaatgaagcatttgaaggttggtggcagataaatattgtcagatggttttgtgtgggttttacAATCGAGCTATCTCTCTCGATTGCGTGTCTGACATTTGAAGACCACAAGGTCTAGGTGTTAGATTTTGTCGATGaaatgttcaattatgaattccAAAGTTGAACGTAGGGTACAGGGTGTTGCACTCCCcgacaaatgttctgaatgttatgagtttatgttctgttcctgagtaaatcatgaaaatgttacCTTTTAAACGTTGAGGGGATTTTTGTATCGTATCAGTTGGCTGGTaatgtttcagagtccaacgctacgatcgctgcatttatggcttcatttttggcatgtttttctaCATTGATAACACTTCTAATGTTACAagaatagagtttgcttgtatttttattgattctaaccagttaatgaagtttttgtgtccctaacatatgtaagtcgtctttgcatgatttgttttatgacaaagtctagaaattccgagatttggtttattgggctcgagcagccatttctattgagacgttggatgatgattgttccttctgcttgggttttgtgtatttttggcaggagataccatcgtgttgtacaaattattctacttatgggaatggggaaactgtaaatcacctcgtcaatGATCTTCTTGTCGCAGATAAACGATATCATATACAATTTCCACCGTATATGTCGCCAAGTGTTGCCTTAATGTACAGTAATAGTGTACATTTCGCAGctgtctataactttctttaatgtcagttgtcttattcacaattgctatgtCTCTTACTTTATTGATGggttttattgtgatttatttgtttttaaacaGATAGTTcagagcagtcttttctgtTAGAGTTTTGTTCTTTCTGATTTAGGTTGCGAatggaatttcctctatcgaactaagttgcttcgagacagttttacaattttgggtTTTCCGCCGTTAGTAGTGTCGACATTGGATTTATCTTATaacagatgtctgattgatgAATTGATCGTTTATTTCTCATGATATTGCACACTCTTATGATACGAATAGATTTGATGATATCTGATaggacaatttttctgtataggcAATTCGGAatgggaataaatttcaagctTTTGCTTGATgctttgatttgcaagatttttgatgaatctgagaatctttctgagttcttgcttttgtttaatcttcgaTTTTCTGTTTATAATATGTTCTTCCTGGCGTTTTTTACGTTTTAtgtttccaaacagcaaaacgataCCAAAAACGAAAGGCAAAGATGCTTTCTAAAAATCACGAAAGCTGCGAAAAAAGCAAGGTAACCTAgcttcaaaagtcaaaaaagtcttctctttgttcataaaaccctgAGGAAACGGTCTTTTTTAGCcagcacatcctccaaaaagagaactactgtagcacaaaactatgtGTTTGTCATCACACATcgagacatgaaaaaaacagaaaattcaacaaacgaaaaaggcttctcaaacaaaggaagcaaaagaccaaaatcacaaacataaaacctcTTTCGGgggccaaggtcacatgaccagggtcaaggcatgatttattcaccggtttctcgccatgtttttcgttatcatgaaatcacgctactattgatctactcactatataGTAATACTTTCAAACGTAGAACCGATATGtaaagttgccctcatttcctTTACAATGATTCACTTTTTCAGACAGAGACCATTGTTAAATActcaataatttcataatagtttgcaacttgtgttgagcttattggctaagttttggtacatgtatcatttattttgagtttacaGATCATCAagaaaaattgtacattaccttgaaACTATTATTTCGTCACataaatgggctattgtactAAGCAGAGTAAACTTCATAAtaggccattttgtaatttctggttgccattttgtttttatgacgtcatcacaataattaatttgcatcaattatatgttttgtctgtaatttggggtgttaatttcagttcaggcacTAAAATGCTGGACACAGGCTTCATCAACAGTAATTGAACATTATCACACGGTATtatgggggatattttgaatttggtcggccattttggctttatgacgtcatcacaataatttatttgcataaattttatgttgtatttgtaatttgggatgtttgtgtcagtttattcaaaataatattgaaaactgcccGAATTAgcagtattttaccattttaagcaatataacggcggccattttgaatttatgacgtcatcgagcctttccggtgacccaaatttttggagcaatagctaattttgatctacacatgtatgcgaacctctgtagcaaatttggcacttttgtcatccgtgtaacgatatttttgttaagccacctgactactACTAAACTTGGAGACGCAACCCTGTGCGCAATTAGTTATAGCGCAAATTTACTGGTTCAGAATACAACAAAAGGTCGTAAAGGAGAGTGGTTTATTACATCTCCAAGGAAACAACCCTGTTGCGCAAGACGCTGTGCGCGACTAGATGTCACTTTCTCGAGATCAACTAGCGAAAGCTCCGGGGAAAATTTCATTGCTTTCAGAGTGAAACAATTTAAACGCCGACAAGAGGATTTTTCTCGCAGACAGTGGGGTTCTTGTGGGAAAACGTGTACCACACGCTCCGTCAACGTTCGTAACCCATAGTAGTTCGAGACGTTTACTTGTTAGTTATACGGTGGCACCATGATGGTTATGGCGGTTCCGAGAATGGAGAAGTCGGCCTCTGTCAGAGAAAGAGGCATCTCCCCGAACAAATCTCACCTGCCGAAGAGGAAGCCAATCAACCCGAACATGATCATGCAAATCTCAAAGCCCAGTAGGCGTGGATCTTCAACGGCCAGCAACGAGTCCTTGCAAAGTACCAGCGCCCAGCTTCCCAGGATTGGAATCGTGCCCTTCGCCCGAAAACTCTCGAACCTTTCCATCGGGTCGTCGGACAGCGCGGCGTCCATGCTGAGCTCGGCGGCCCGTAAACTCGCACGAAAAGGCTCGGTGTGGAGCAGAGCAGCGGGCGGACACAAGGCGAAAAGAATTCCCCCGAAGAAGTTCTTCCAGAACACGTACAAGATCGAGCCGGACGATGGTACCCTGTTCAACCCGACGAAGGTTCGCCAAATGCTTGAAAGCACGCTGGAGCACTACCTGCACGACAAGACTTACGAACACCAAACGTCCAAGGTACTGTCTTCAAAAATCAGCGAAGTTATAAGACATCGTGTGAAAAGCATGGAATTTAGGCGCTATAAAATCGTGGTGAATGTAGTCATCGGGGAACTGAGAAACCAGGGGTTGAAAATGGTCAGTCGGTGCGTTTGGAATTCGTCAACGGATAACTTTGCCAGCGCCACCTACAAAAATTCTTCTTTATTCGCGATTACCACAGTGTTTGCCGTGTACTTTGAGTAAAATTGTGATTCTACTTTTCTTGAAAGACCTGGCTACGCTCGTTACACGAATATTCAGACTTTCTATGTTTGGTTTATTTTTCACGGTCGTTTAATTTAGATCTACagagagaaagtttgaaagagGTTTTACATTGTGCTGACGAGCTGACCAAGGTGTAGTCAAATTTTCTTGCAGTGTAAATCCTCGACATTTTCGTTCGCTCAATTGAAGCTGAACTCAGCCTCTCGGCATCCAAACAGGGTAATGAAATGACGTTCGCTTAGCTTTACGGACATGCGCAGAGTGGCCTAGCAACACCATTGGAAAATATGGATGTTTTCTTTTTGGGTTCTACTGAATAACAGAGCGTCTAATTTAATTTGTCATGCAGGCAGAGAGGCACTGCCGTCCATTTTGTGAGTTTGGACGTGAAGAGCTTCCGAtgacatttgttttgtttccataACAGCGACGCCATCGACCATTTGCAACCACAAGCACtggtctgttttgttttgttttcgttgGACCTCAAGTAAGATTTTTCTCGCTTTCGTTTATCGCTCGGAATGTCTACGCGAACCATGGCATGGACTAGTAGCTATCGACTGGACAAACACGGACTCAAATGAAGgtatggacaaattttgtccaACAAAAACAATTCAGGGCAAAGGTCTTGTGTTCACTTGCTGTGAAAAGAAATCTCGCACTCACTCACATGAACAGATCATGGGTTGATGGGCCGGGATCGATTCTTATCGGGTTCATAATTGTTCTAAATCATGAATCGTCAAGTTGTGTGAATCAATGGGTGAGCGCCAGACACTTCAGCCTTTCAATTGTTTTCATGTGTATAGGTGAACGCCACAGGGCTCGGCACCCATTTTGAAAAACGCAATTTAAATGACTGAGTACTCGTGATATATGATCGTGACGTAAAAAGCTGCGTTAAAGCGTTTTCTTATTGTCAGTCGTGTGtatatttttcgtttttatttctttcttctTAACTTCTTCTAGGATTGATTCaagcatagacagtggaggggggaagaccctccactgtctatgattcaaGCGAGTCTTCTCGATCAAAactaaaatggtgaaattttcaatacatttccagaactgtttgttttgtttgtaaatacaGTTATTTGTGCTTCGAAATACGTAGTGTAGGCAACTCTTCCACACAGTCTGTAAGTATGCCATGTCTAATGGTATTGTAGGCAACTGCATTTTAGTCCCGAGCAGAATTCTTTTCTCAAGAGTTACATATTACGTTGCATATTGTCCACATTTTTGGCAACAAAAATACTAGGTATTTCGACATAGGTAGGGTGACGTATGAACTTGCTCTAAAGATCAACTTTATTGTCCGAGGTGCACTGCATTCTGGGTCACCGCCGCGCATGACAAGTTGAACCTAAACGATTGACCCGTCGGAGAATTTCACAACCGACCGGTTTtagcgcctcgaaaatgaaagacttcaactttgctcaattttctcaagaaaactttcaaccatttcctttcaaaattaagattaAAAATCTGCGGTCAACGTATAAATTTcagtattagagaaacaaattacccaagatttacccgatatttgaaattcaaaatggccgccaaaataatattatcgatttttcgattttcaaactttatttactaTATTAGCtacttcaaaatgagcaaacCAAGCGGTAGGCCAAacgaatattgtaaaagtttgagggtccaaatatctgttcccggggcgaattctaccttaatacaatACTCGAGGATTTGTGGCCACATAGTGCATTGTCTGCTGTGTTTTGTGCACCGCAAGTTAAGTTTGAAGTTTGCAAAGCGCTAAGACTACTCGTTTTTCACTGCCACTCTAGATATTTTCATAGTCATTCACTGTTTTTTCAGATAGATTTTTTCATAAGTTTTGCTGGCCTCGTTTTAAGACCGTACTAAGAAAATCAGAGAAAGGCCATATTGGTCATAATTAAGTTGAACTTGACAAAATGATGTAATGCTCTTAAGAGGCGAAAATGCTGTGCCGATGACATTTTGGCGGGAAATGTTTTTGGATTCAACACGGTGTAAGGAGACCTTTTGCTCACTGATTCTGTCGGTACCATTTGTCTTGTCATTGTTAGTTGTTTTGAAAGCAATGTGTTCAGATGTATTGCACACCAAAGATCATATAACTTGGCTTTGTAAGCGTTTAATGGGTTGCGTTACAAGAAGTATTTTAGAAGTCACtggtttaataaaatattaaagagATTATAGTATTGTACTATTCGTCCATTTCAGCATGTGGAATGCTGCACGTACGATTCAAGGTCGGCCATCGCATGTGCACCTGTTTGAGTTCAAATCATGTGATGTTGAACTTCACTCGTTAAAATAGTGTGACCATGGGGATTGCGCGTTGTATACAACAGACCCTGGAGCGATCGTGtataacacgattgaaactaatttgtaataattggatagtgtaataatatttaatcttcatatgtaagctcatctgcttttctttttttaaagatATACTTGTTTTATAggtaattttatattgcaactttcagctataaggcacccaacatttttgataacttttgaacaattaaaaatcCGATTCTCCCAgattatttccaatcgtgttccgcACCCCTTGACCATGACAATAGTGGAGTTCTAGCCAATAGACGGCATTTTAATTCCATTCATTGGCGATCGGGGTAGAATTTCGCGACCGGAGAAAAAATGTATTGTAGGATATGCACAGTAACCACAATGTTAGGGTTTAAGgctgatttgaatattgtatATCAGTTGTCGAAATTATGTACTAACAGTGAGTTGGACATAGACATCTGAGTAGATCATATCAAATTAGAAATGTTACGCGTGTCGCTGTAAGCCTTGCTTTTTTAGGTTGTAGAACTAATTTGAATTTGATACGAAGAATACCTGAaaacatgtcaaaggtcacagctGCTTTTAGGCCGAAGGCGCAATGGAAAATCTTTACACCTCTCAAAACGACATCTTCGCTAACAGTGCGTTGAACTTTAAGTTTACAAACCGGTATCATTCATGGTGCCTGTTCTATAAAGAGTGATGCAATTCTATGAGTGACCGTGACGTATGTTTCAGAAAAGAGCTGTCTTGATCTTGTGGCAGTAAGCGCCATCTTTGAAGGGAGGCAGTTATCGGAattctgctcaaaggttgccagggaccactacgaccgatgtaaacactgtatctagggtacgttggcgatagatgaaagttaaaatatgtttcttaacaatgaatatcgtaagatttaaatattgcagctatgttTTCTTGATGCATccagatatcatgcatgaaatacgttgtttgtaaacaaggaagtcgcacacgcgcagttccgacgactgcttCCCTTTAAAGACGGTATTCGTTGTTACCCAATAAAGATTCATGGCTAAagatttcaataaaatcatgAGTATCAGGCTGCGAAGCACTTAACTGTGTCAATTATATGCGGAGGCTGTATAGGTACTATccacaaaacacagacaaatatagacacagactggcaacgcggcatgccttttgttccatggtcgtctcggtagactattgccttttcatattaaaatgagcttcaaaggtgttaaaatttttggagactttgtttgtggttgataattgcacgagattatgcgaaaaatacaacgagatggcatcgtactgccagtcgcgtagcaaccatagttactttgtgagctctcagggcagaaacactgcttcacgccaatcaaaacataacacgccagcagtttcataaacatgtccttccttgacgaacgtgtaaaaggGATATGACTGactgtaaaccattgagtaaaaccagacagtataaagactttcaaatttggttcaaacacactcgttatatattcataaaaatatgagaggaatttttaaaacggtaaaactcactttcctgaagctcaaaacactcccgtttttgccagcacgtcaattgcgctcagcaccacacgacaacaacaacacaaactttgccgaacatactttcgattaacaattggcgaaaatccgaaaattaccgaaggatgcatggtcggtactcttcggaaaagagaggcgagagcaacctgaggcgaggcgaacatggatgggttacgtaactgCTTCACGCTGCGAGTCtgtgtctatatttgtctgtgacaAAAATTAAGACAACAACGATAAAtgtaacaataaaacaaatatgcGCGAAATTCTAGAATTTTCGTCTGCTTGTATACGTACCGAGTCAGTGACGATGACACCTACAGTTTCATGCATATGTACGAAATCTTTTAATTGTACGAAATATTTTAACATTGCAATAATACGTAACACCATTGTTGAACAGAATCACTTTTGTCGGTCATGTATTTGCCCCTACTGCATGAACGCCCTCTAACTTAAATAGGGGGCACTGCCGCGTCACAGTATTGAAGCTTGAATAAGGAAACCTCAGACCTAGCattataaattattataactGGCATTGCATAGTGATTATGATGTCGAGCCCCTATAGTAACATAAAACTTTATCAACAAGATTTCGGTGTTTTCTCGACAAGCCTATCGACTACGTGATAGGAAGTAGAAAAAAAAGCGGACGTGAAAAGAAACTTGAAAACACTGGCAAAGAGAAGGAAATGACGTCACGAAGTTGATCTGTTCCTTTGATGTCACTGTATGCAGTGATCACTCTAGCAAACATCGGAAAAAAATCTTTCTCCCACACATCGGGGGATTTTTACTGGAACTTATATTCTTTCTGTATTCACAAAAGTAGAAACTAAAGCCGCTCTTTTTATGTCTGAACGTACGGAAATTAACTTTGTTGGCAGAGGTTATAACGTtcactttttttatttgttgaatatttttctaGAGTACTCCTTTGTAGCCGGTCTGTGTTGTTACATCCAGCGGGCTTTCCATTTCGGTCGACTCCAAATCTTCATATGGCTGTTCTCTGCTTATGTTTCAGCTCAGACGCAGGATACTAAGCTTACTCAGTCGACCTTCTATCTCCGTAACATCACAATGTCACAGTGACCCAAAAGCCTGATACGTCACAATGTCACTGTGACCCAGCGGCCTGAGGCAGGTTGTTCTCTTAAAACACATATTATGTCATCTGAAGATCAGCTTAGCTTTGCTCTATGCaggtaatttttcattttgatgaatGGTAGACTTGAAAATCCAGCCATGTGCGGGCGCTCCGTGACCCCCGACTGAATCTGTTCGTCTAGGTAAACGGCAGCGTGCATGCAATCACTATGGATTTTGTACGTAATTTCTTGCCTTGTTCGTTTGCAGCTAAGTCATAAAATTTACTTGGCcagcaaaatatttaaatatgacaGATGTCACAAAACTGATATCAGATTGACACGCATAAAGCATTATCAGATCATGTGTGATCGCAACGACAATAATAATTACGTCTTCGATCGGCATTCTTTTTATTTTGCGAACAACAACCTGACATTCCAGCTCGGTAATTTTG comes from Ptychodera flava strain L36383 chromosome 8, AS_Pfla_20210202, whole genome shotgun sequence and encodes:
- the LOC139138039 gene encoding dynein light chain Tctex-type 5-like, with the protein product MMVMAVPRMEKSASVRERGISPNKSHLPKRKPINPNMIMQISKPSRRGSSTASNESLQSTSAQLPRIGIVPFARKLSNLSIGSSDSAASMLSSAARKLARKGSVWSRAAGGHKAKRIPPKKFFQNTYKIEPDDGTLFNPTKVRQMLESTLEHYLHDKTYEHQTSKVLSSKISEVIRHRVKSMEFRRYKIVVNVVIGELRNQGLKMVSRCVWNSSTDNFASATYKNSSLFAITTVFAVYFE